In a single window of the Desulfovibrio mangrovi genome:
- a CDS encoding ARMT1-like domain-containing protein produces MSVLPELKSVRDVRWGKDPYLDAWLHNFKTENNIEHLMNPENVAPDEQLRFMVALDEQQVYMPCSDAIFTQLLSKERPKALHQEYTRIWRFIMRLIRQHGFDKYNQRRVIQFCKLRFRQHMNSRIMIPSRLAKRLTSIVLTQCAVPDPYKDGKLKANRLAWEFLKRPSTERLILANPPECNSAPDIREMRWELDFLELRRLLYLSTLPVLWQDADPSPLEVETELEKPCGECSRLRLLLGPEDEERKKILYLPDVSGAFVFDLKIIRSLIRQGHQVVLALKEGFYFNTPTLWEIDRDPVLKEATAGAHILHDDGVTKNELLRLLREHRFLIISDGTREQLNLYKTSVTFARAWKECDLVMAKGGRNYMNLIGCSHDFTRDIVCFHRSEDGEFHLHTKPRAKWVRKFTEADLHGKAKEIITAMREARAAGKSVMFYSAIIGSIPGQTGQAIRVVDTFVRHLRERLENTFIINPAEHFEEGMDGDDLMFMWERVQRSGMLDVWRFQTVEDIETSFTLMGRKVPSVWSGKDSTYSTGCTKEMRIALDMQKAHPEMQIIGPSADKFFRRAEYGVGKYYDAGIKAP; encoded by the coding sequence ATGAGCGTGTTGCCAGAGTTGAAGTCTGTTCGGGATGTTCGGTGGGGCAAGGATCCGTATCTGGATGCCTGGCTGCATAATTTCAAGACCGAGAACAACATCGAACACCTCATGAACCCCGAGAATGTTGCTCCGGACGAGCAACTCCGGTTCATGGTCGCGCTGGACGAACAGCAGGTTTACATGCCCTGTTCGGATGCCATTTTTACGCAGTTGCTGAGCAAGGAACGCCCCAAGGCGCTGCATCAGGAATACACCCGCATCTGGCGGTTCATCATGCGGCTTATCAGGCAGCATGGTTTTGACAAGTACAACCAGCGCCGCGTCATTCAGTTCTGTAAGTTGCGTTTCCGCCAGCATATGAATTCACGGATCATGATCCCGTCGCGTCTGGCCAAGCGTCTGACCAGCATCGTGCTCACCCAGTGTGCGGTGCCCGATCCCTACAAGGACGGCAAGCTCAAGGCCAACCGCCTTGCGTGGGAATTTCTGAAGCGTCCTTCCACGGAGCGCCTCATCCTTGCCAATCCGCCGGAATGCAACTCTGCGCCTGACATCAGGGAAATGCGCTGGGAGCTGGACTTCCTTGAGCTGCGCCGTCTTCTGTATCTTTCAACGCTGCCCGTGCTGTGGCAGGATGCTGATCCTTCCCCGCTGGAGGTGGAAACCGAGCTTGAAAAGCCCTGCGGCGAATGCAGCCGTCTGCGGTTGCTGCTGGGGCCCGAGGACGAAGAACGCAAGAAGATTCTCTACCTTCCCGACGTGAGCGGCGCCTTTGTCTTTGACCTCAAGATCATCCGTTCGCTTATCAGGCAGGGGCATCAGGTCGTTCTGGCTCTCAAGGAGGGCTTTTATTTCAACACGCCGACCCTGTGGGAGATCGACCGCGACCCTGTGCTCAAGGAAGCCACGGCCGGGGCCCATATACTGCATGACGACGGGGTGACCAAAAACGAACTGCTGCGTCTGCTGCGCGAGCACCGGTTCCTGATCATTTCCGACGGAACACGCGAGCAGCTGAACCTGTACAAAACCAGTGTGACGTTTGCCCGTGCATGGAAGGAATGTGATCTGGTCATGGCCAAGGGCGGACGCAATTATATGAACCTCATCGGGTGCAGCCACGATTTTACCCGCGACATCGTGTGCTTCCACCGTTCCGAGGACGGGGAATTCCATCTGCACACGAAGCCCCGCGCCAAGTGGGTGCGCAAGTTTACCGAGGCCGACCTGCACGGCAAGGCCAAGGAAATTATCACCGCCATGCGTGAAGCCAGGGCTGCCGGCAAAAGCGTCATGTTCTACAGTGCAATCATCGGCTCCATTCCGGGACAGACAGGTCAGGCTATTCGCGTGGTGGATACCTTTGTGCGGCACCTGCGGGAACGCCTTGAGAATACTTTTATCATCAATCCTGCCGAGCACTTCGAAGAAGGCATGGACGGCGACGACCTCATGTTCATGTGGGAGCGGGTCCAGAGAAGCGGCATGCTTGACGTCTGGCGTTTTCAGACGGTTGAGGATATAGAAACAAGCTTTACGTTGATGGGGCGCAAGGTACCTTCGGTCTGGTCGGGCAAGGATTCGACCTATTCCACCGGATGTACTAAGGAAATGCGCATTGCGCTGGACATGCAGAAGGCGCATCCCGAAATGCAGATCATTGGCCCCAGCGCCGACAAATTCTTCCGCAGGGCTGAATACGGCGTGGGCAAATATTACGACGCGGGCATTAAAGCCCCCTAA
- the rsgA gene encoding ribosome small subunit-dependent GTPase A, with product MTSTAYPHLADLGWNSFFEDQLTEDRPAESSIVRVCSVHSMVMFIMGSEGKRQIAIPGNWLSGEPEDRPTVGDWLILDETGEWPVRILSRQTLVTRRAPSDITSVQLVAANLDTLFIVSSLNEDFNLSRLERYLAIAYEYDVTPVVVLTKRDLVTAEHADDCAAQVRALNSNLNVVVVNALTIDTVSALFPWVERGRTATLVGSSGVGKSTLVNTLSGEELTLTGAIRDSDSKGRHTTSSRTLYTLPNGGLIMDVPGFRELRLPPCEHGLSKVFGDIIELGLRCGFADCKHDGEPDCAVEEAVEQGIIPQRRVENYRKLVREQAAQDDEKQQAKIYARQRRAADRMAGRSTGKKQRRRR from the coding sequence ATGACAAGCACAGCCTACCCCCATCTTGCCGACCTCGGCTGGAACTCGTTTTTCGAAGACCAGCTCACCGAAGACCGCCCTGCGGAATCATCCATTGTGCGCGTCTGCAGCGTACACAGTATGGTCATGTTCATAATGGGGTCCGAAGGCAAACGCCAGATCGCCATACCCGGCAACTGGCTGTCCGGTGAGCCGGAAGACAGGCCCACCGTAGGCGACTGGCTCATCCTTGATGAAACGGGCGAGTGGCCCGTACGCATCCTGAGCCGCCAGACGCTTGTCACCCGCCGCGCTCCTTCGGATATCACCAGCGTACAGTTGGTGGCGGCCAATCTGGACACCCTGTTCATCGTTTCCTCGCTCAACGAGGACTTCAATCTTTCCCGCCTTGAACGCTATCTGGCCATCGCCTACGAATATGACGTAACGCCGGTCGTGGTGCTCACCAAACGCGACCTCGTCACCGCAGAACATGCGGACGACTGCGCCGCACAGGTACGCGCGCTCAACAGCAATCTGAACGTGGTGGTCGTCAACGCCCTGACCATCGACACGGTCAGCGCCCTCTTCCCGTGGGTGGAGCGCGGCCGCACCGCAACGCTTGTAGGCTCATCCGGTGTGGGCAAATCCACACTCGTGAACACCCTGAGCGGCGAAGAGCTCACCCTCACCGGCGCCATTCGGGACTCCGACAGCAAGGGACGCCACACCACCTCCAGCCGCACGCTCTACACACTGCCCAACGGCGGCCTCATCATGGACGTGCCCGGCTTCCGTGAACTGCGTCTGCCCCCCTGCGAACACGGTCTTTCCAAAGTATTCGGCGACATCATCGAACTGGGCCTGCGCTGCGGCTTTGCCGACTGCAAGCACGATGGCGAACCGGACTGTGCCGTGGAAGAAGCCGTGGAACAGGGTATCATCCCGCAACGCCGTGTGGAGAACTACCGCAAACTGGTACGGGAGCAGGCCGCTCAGGACGACGAAAAACAGCAGGCCAAAATCTACGCCCGCCAGCGCCGTGCCGCAGACCGCATGGCAGGACGTTCCACCGGCAAGAAACAACGCCGCAGACGCTGA
- a CDS encoding FmdB family zinc ribbon protein: MPIYEYKCEACGNEFEELVFGDDTPACPACASGATHKLLSATQFKMPGGTVSAPSGSSGCSGCSGGNCSTCK; encoded by the coding sequence ATGCCCATTTATGAATACAAGTGTGAAGCCTGCGGCAATGAATTTGAAGAACTGGTTTTCGGCGACGATACGCCGGCATGCCCCGCATGCGCTTCCGGCGCAACGCACAAACTGCTTTCCGCCACCCAGTTCAAGATGCCCGGCGGAACCGTTTCCGCCCCTTCGGGCAGCTCCGGCTGTTCCGGCTGCTCCGGCGGCAACTGTTCTACCTGCAAGTAA
- a CDS encoding bacteriohemerythrin has translation MTIRTRILLSVLSLFFVSLTMLAGTLIVTNSQEGDGLAINLSGRQRMLSQKIAKDTLAFEISKDAGYKDRVSSSIRIFDKTLNALANGGNAPLTLEASGPVATLSAPDKSVASQLSQVASLWKDYKKQVDASLSGNTEATATLPAASDKLVGAMTKAVSLMQASAEGKVQYLLILELACAAFGAAVLLIVLLGLRRDLFTPLGNLRAYSQKIAGGKLDAQPEGSYAHELHFLKDDIDKMVTNLKAKMAEADALGREANQRAEETAKALQDAEEQRKTVQKLFDTMTAVANKAQGVSHKVFASVEELSRQIEVVNNGVDIQRDRMTETATAMEEMNGTVFEVAQNASSAAQSAARSKENAETGAKGVRKAVDSIEQIQQRIMSLKETMGQLGQQADSISQIMVTISDIADQTNLLALNAAIEAARAGEAGRGFAVVADEVRKLAEKTMHATKEVGDAVKLIQTHARENVQAVEMAAKDIVISTEAATESGRFMEEIVHIVDETAMQVSSIATASEEQSAASEEINRAVSEVTRVASETAEGMSVSAKALVEISGLVEELDTVIQSLASGKATGVDTNGNGDLFTWTDDLALNIKSIDDQHKRLVQLINSLHRAMKERRSKEHLIKIVDELKNYTVTHFKFEEDLFAKHRYPETPDHIRQHEKFVEKVLDFEEGLKSGKLTVTMDVMRFLKEWLMKHINGTDRRYTPFLREKGVR, from the coding sequence ATGACCATACGTACAAGAATTCTCTTGTCTGTTCTCAGCCTGTTTTTCGTTTCGCTGACGATGCTGGCCGGGACGCTGATCGTGACCAATTCTCAGGAAGGGGATGGACTCGCCATCAACCTTTCCGGCCGCCAGCGCATGCTGAGCCAGAAAATAGCCAAGGACACACTCGCCTTTGAAATATCCAAGGACGCCGGATACAAGGACCGTGTATCCAGCTCCATCCGTATCTTTGACAAAACCCTCAATGCCCTTGCAAACGGCGGCAATGCGCCGCTGACGCTGGAGGCATCCGGCCCCGTGGCCACCCTTTCCGCACCGGACAAGAGCGTTGCCAGCCAGCTTTCGCAGGTTGCCTCGCTCTGGAAGGACTATAAGAAGCAGGTGGATGCCTCCCTTTCCGGCAACACGGAAGCCACCGCCACGCTGCCTGCAGCCAGCGACAAACTGGTAGGCGCCATGACCAAGGCCGTTTCCCTGATGCAGGCCTCAGCCGAGGGAAAGGTACAATACCTGCTCATACTGGAACTTGCCTGTGCCGCCTTCGGTGCCGCGGTTCTGCTGATAGTACTGCTGGGTCTCAGACGTGACCTGTTCACGCCTCTTGGCAACCTGCGCGCCTATTCGCAGAAAATTGCCGGTGGCAAGCTGGACGCACAGCCTGAAGGCAGCTACGCCCATGAACTGCATTTCCTGAAGGACGACATCGACAAGATGGTGACCAACCTCAAGGCCAAGATGGCGGAAGCCGATGCCCTTGGCCGCGAGGCGAACCAGCGTGCGGAAGAAACCGCCAAGGCCCTGCAGGACGCCGAAGAACAGCGCAAGACCGTACAAAAGCTCTTTGACACCATGACCGCCGTGGCCAACAAGGCGCAGGGGGTTTCCCACAAGGTCTTCGCCTCGGTTGAAGAGCTTTCCCGCCAGATTGAGGTCGTGAACAACGGCGTGGATATTCAACGCGACCGCATGACGGAAACTGCCACCGCCATGGAGGAAATGAACGGTACCGTTTTCGAGGTTGCACAGAACGCTTCCAGCGCCGCGCAATCCGCCGCCCGCTCCAAGGAAAACGCCGAAACCGGCGCCAAGGGCGTGCGCAAGGCTGTCGATTCCATCGAACAGATCCAGCAGCGCATCATGTCGCTCAAGGAAACCATGGGCCAGCTCGGCCAGCAGGCCGACTCCATCAGCCAGATCATGGTCACCATCTCCGACATTGCGGACCAGACCAACCTGCTGGCGCTGAACGCAGCCATTGAAGCCGCCCGCGCGGGTGAAGCCGGCCGCGGCTTTGCAGTGGTGGCGGACGAAGTACGCAAACTGGCAGAAAAGACCATGCACGCCACCAAGGAAGTGGGCGATGCCGTAAAACTCATCCAGACCCATGCCCGCGAGAACGTGCAGGCCGTGGAGATGGCCGCCAAGGACATTGTCATTTCCACCGAAGCAGCCACCGAATCAGGCCGCTTCATGGAAGAGATCGTGCATATTGTTGATGAAACCGCCATGCAGGTTTCCTCCATTGCCACGGCATCGGAAGAACAGTCTGCCGCCTCGGAAGAGATCAACCGCGCAGTGTCCGAAGTCACCCGTGTGGCATCCGAAACCGCAGAGGGTATGTCTGTTTCCGCCAAAGCTCTTGTTGAGATCTCCGGCCTTGTGGAAGAGCTGGACACCGTCATCCAGTCGCTTGCATCCGGCAAGGCCACCGGCGTGGACACCAACGGCAACGGCGATCTCTTCACGTGGACGGACGATCTTGCGCTGAACATCAAGTCCATCGACGACCAGCATAAACGTCTCGTGCAGCTCATCAACAGTCTGCACAGGGCCATGAAGGAACGCCGCAGCAAAGAGCATCTCATCAAGATCGTGGATGAACTGAAGAACTACACGGTCACCCACTTCAAGTTCGAGGAAGACCTGTTTGCCAAGCACAGGTACCCCGAAACCCCTGACCATATTCGCCAGCACGAAAAGTTCGTGGAAAAGGTGCTCGACTTCGAAGAGGGCCTCAAGTCCGGCAAACTGACGGTCACCATGGATGTCATGCGCTTCCTCAAGGAATGGCTCATGAAGCACATCAACGGTACCGACCGCCGCTACACTCCCTTCCTGCGCGAAAAAGGCGTCCGTTAG
- a CDS encoding D-sedoheptulose 7-phosphate isomerase, with protein sequence MNNTAKEIIMEHARAGARLREAYFEANADKVNEVAKILALCLARGGKILFCGNGGSAADSQHLAAEFVNRFIMERPPLPAIALTTDSSILTAIGNDYGFDLIFSKQVQALATEGDVLVAISTSGNSNNIVEALKVARERCITTVGITGQGGGRMAPLCEHLLDVSHRHTPLVQEVHIAIGHLLCQLTDHYLFENVMELQPYLNEPDGACQG encoded by the coding sequence ATGAACAATACCGCCAAAGAGATTATTATGGAACATGCCCGTGCAGGCGCCCGTCTGCGCGAGGCCTATTTCGAGGCCAACGCTGACAAGGTGAACGAAGTGGCCAAGATTCTGGCCCTGTGCCTTGCGCGCGGCGGCAAGATTCTCTTCTGCGGCAACGGCGGCAGTGCAGCTGACTCGCAACATCTGGCTGCCGAATTCGTAAACCGTTTCATCATGGAACGCCCGCCCCTGCCGGCCATCGCGTTGACGACGGATTCGTCCATCCTCACCGCCATAGGCAACGATTACGGCTTCGATCTCATATTCAGCAAGCAGGTGCAGGCACTGGCCACCGAAGGCGACGTGCTTGTGGCCATTTCCACCTCCGGCAACAGCAACAACATTGTCGAAGCCCTCAAAGTCGCCCGTGAACGCTGCATCACCACCGTCGGCATCACGGGACAGGGTGGCGGCCGCATGGCTCCGCTCTGCGAACACCTGCTTGACGTTTCCCACCGGCATACGCCTCTTGTTCAGGAAGTGCACATCGCCATAGGACACCTGCTCTGCCAGCTCACGGACCACTATCTGTTCGAGAACGTCATGGAGCTTCAGCCCTACCTGAACGAGCCGGACGGAGCCTGTCAGGGTTAA
- a CDS encoding YifB family Mg chelatase-like AAA ATPase yields MISTISCAALLGIDAFRVDLEVDLARQGMPAFTLVGLAEGAVREAKERVFAALKNGGYKLPPSRITVNLAPADRRKGGSGYDLPLALALLGAAEVLPQQKLDGWYVVGELSLTGELKPVPGVLSMAILARKEGAKGFLVPADNAAEAAVVEGLDVYSIRSLGEAVGFLSGETALTPVKRDIRDVSASDDWLLDFAEVKGQEHAKRAIEIAAAGGHNLLFLGPPGSGKTMLAQRIPTVLPPLTIDEALEVTKIYSVADMLGESSLIRTRPFRSPHHTISDVGLIGGGAYPRPGEVSLAHRGVLFLDELPEFKKPALEVMRQPLEAGNVTISRAAISLTYPADFMLVAAMNPCPCGYQTDERHTCVCSDFQIQRYRARLSGPLLDRIDLHVEVPAVPYEDLRSESPGVTSAQMRQRIEAARALQAARYEGTPCMTNADLSGRWLEDFCRLGAAEHAFLGKAVNALALSARAYTRILRIARTIADLAREETIAVSHIAEAINCRTLDRQGGA; encoded by the coding sequence ATGATTTCTACAATTTCCTGCGCTGCCCTGTTGGGAATAGACGCATTCAGGGTTGATCTTGAAGTGGACCTGGCGCGGCAGGGCATGCCCGCATTCACGCTTGTGGGTCTTGCCGAGGGGGCCGTGCGTGAAGCCAAGGAGCGTGTGTTCGCAGCGCTCAAGAACGGCGGATACAAACTGCCCCCATCCCGCATAACCGTGAACCTTGCCCCTGCCGATCGTCGCAAGGGCGGTAGCGGCTACGACCTGCCTCTGGCACTGGCATTGCTGGGCGCGGCAGAAGTGCTGCCGCAGCAGAAGCTGGACGGCTGGTATGTGGTCGGCGAGCTTTCCTTGACCGGCGAACTCAAGCCCGTGCCCGGCGTGCTGTCCATGGCCATTCTTGCCCGCAAGGAAGGGGCGAAGGGCTTTCTTGTTCCGGCGGACAACGCAGCCGAGGCGGCTGTGGTGGAGGGGCTGGATGTATACAGCATCCGGTCGCTGGGCGAGGCGGTCGGTTTTCTTTCCGGCGAGACGGCTTTGACGCCCGTGAAGCGGGACATCCGTGACGTCTCGGCCAGTGACGACTGGCTGCTGGATTTTGCCGAGGTGAAGGGGCAGGAACATGCCAAGCGCGCTATTGAAATTGCTGCGGCGGGCGGGCACAATTTGCTGTTCCTCGGGCCTCCCGGCAGCGGCAAGACCATGCTGGCTCAGCGTATTCCCACCGTGCTTCCGCCGCTTACCATTGACGAAGCGCTGGAAGTGACCAAAATTTATTCCGTGGCAGACATGCTGGGCGAGAGTTCGCTCATCCGGACGCGACCTTTCAGATCGCCGCACCATACCATCTCGGATGTGGGGCTCATCGGCGGCGGTGCCTATCCGCGTCCGGGCGAGGTGTCGCTGGCGCATCGCGGCGTGCTTTTTCTGGACGAGCTGCCGGAATTCAAGAAGCCCGCGCTTGAGGTCATGCGCCAGCCGCTGGAAGCGGGCAACGTCACGATATCCCGTGCCGCGATATCGTTGACCTATCCGGCTGACTTCATGCTTGTGGCAGCCATGAACCCCTGTCCATGCGGCTATCAGACTGATGAGCGGCATACCTGCGTGTGCAGCGATTTCCAGATTCAGCGCTACCGCGCGCGGCTTTCCGGTCCCTTGCTGGACAGGATAGACCTGCATGTGGAAGTGCCCGCCGTGCCGTATGAGGATTTGCGAAGTGAGTCTCCCGGGGTGACATCCGCCCAGATGCGGCAACGAATCGAAGCCGCCAGAGCACTGCAGGCTGCGCGGTATGAAGGTACGCCCTGTATGACCAACGCCGACCTTTCCGGCCGGTGGCTTGAGGACTTCTGCCGTCTTGGTGCGGCGGAGCACGCTTTCCTCGGCAAGGCCGTGAACGCGCTGGCCCTGTCTGCCCGCGCCTACACGCGCATACTGCGCATTGCGCGCACCATTGCAGACCTTGCGCGTGAGGAGACTATTGCCGTTTCGCACATTGCCGAGGCCATCAACTGCCGTACGCTGGACCGGCAGGGCGGGGCGTAA
- the hemC gene encoding hydroxymethylbilane synthase: MKNIVIATRGSKLALWQANHIKDCIERQHAGKVSVELLVLKTKGDIILDVPLAKVGGKGLFVKEIEEALLDGRADLAVHSMKDVPMELPEGLILGTIPQREDASDTFLSVNYDTLDSLPQGATVGTSSLRRQSQLLTLRPDLKVVSLRGNVDTRLRKLMDGEFDAIIMATSGLKRLGLTAPKHEILGPPRFLPAVGQGALGIEFHQDREDMHELLAFLEHRPTRICVEAERGFLFGLQGGCQVPIAGHATMTGEDSFSLVGFVADLEGKRIIRETVAGTAEAARKIGLELAETVKQQGAGAILEEVYASEQATRS; this comes from the coding sequence ATGAAGAACATCGTCATCGCCACGCGTGGCTCCAAGCTCGCACTCTGGCAGGCCAACCACATCAAGGATTGCATCGAACGGCAGCATGCGGGCAAGGTTTCCGTTGAACTGCTCGTACTCAAGACCAAGGGCGACATCATTCTGGATGTACCTCTGGCAAAAGTCGGCGGCAAAGGACTGTTCGTCAAGGAAATCGAAGAAGCCCTTCTGGACGGCCGCGCAGACCTTGCCGTGCATTCCATGAAGGACGTGCCCATGGAACTGCCTGAAGGCCTCATTCTGGGCACCATTCCCCAGCGCGAAGACGCATCGGACACCTTCCTTTCCGTCAACTACGACACGCTGGACTCCCTGCCGCAGGGCGCCACCGTGGGCACCAGCAGCCTGCGCCGCCAGTCGCAGCTTCTGACCCTGCGCCCCGACCTGAAGGTCGTGTCCCTGCGCGGCAATGTGGATACCCGCCTGCGCAAGCTCATGGACGGCGAGTTCGACGCGATCATCATGGCCACCTCCGGCCTGAAGCGTCTGGGCCTTACCGCACCCAAGCACGAAATTCTGGGGCCGCCCCGCTTCCTGCCCGCCGTGGGTCAGGGAGCACTGGGCATTGAATTCCATCAGGACCGCGAAGACATGCATGAACTGCTCGCGTTTCTGGAGCACCGCCCCACCCGCATCTGCGTGGAAGCCGAACGCGGATTCCTCTTCGGCCTGCAGGGCGGCTGTCAGGTACCCATCGCCGGTCACGCCACCATGACGGGTGAAGACAGCTTCTCGCTGGTGGGCTTTGTGGCCGACCTTGAAGGCAAGCGCATCATCCGCGAAACCGTTGCCGGCACCGCCGAAGCAGCGCGCAAGATTGGCCTTGAGCTTGCCGAGACCGTAAAACAGCAGGGAGCAGGAGCCATTCTCGAAGAGGTGTATGCCTCCGAGCAGGCAACCCGCTCATAA
- a CDS encoding NAD(+)/NADH kinase — protein MSRTIQSVFIVTKAGHTAALELADSLKEWFVERGCSAEVFENGRLQWQRVVLPAEGGLVLVLGGDGTMLSVARRLVGSDVPVLGVNLGRVGFLTEVSVDEWPQQLERLFDGSIRFVRRFALSCAVERSSHRIYSGVAVNDMVVHRGALARVIKLELHVQGERLGSLRADGLIVSTPTGSTGYAVSANGPLVHPDLDAFSVTPICPFLNALKPFVLCGDMELGIVIQDTDTDLYLTQDGQDGVILKGGDRVTISRAQKGLLVAELGCASYFERLRTRGFYKDQQ, from the coding sequence ATGAGCCGAACCATACAATCAGTTTTTATCGTGACCAAGGCAGGACACACTGCCGCACTCGAACTCGCAGACTCTCTGAAGGAGTGGTTTGTGGAGCGCGGATGCAGTGCAGAAGTGTTTGAGAACGGGCGTCTGCAGTGGCAGCGGGTGGTATTGCCTGCTGAAGGCGGACTGGTTCTCGTGCTGGGCGGCGATGGCACCATGCTGAGTGTGGCCCGCCGTCTTGTCGGTTCGGACGTCCCCGTGCTGGGGGTCAATCTGGGCCGGGTGGGATTCCTGACCGAAGTGTCCGTGGACGAGTGGCCGCAGCAACTTGAGCGTCTGTTTGACGGAAGCATACGATTCGTGCGTCGTTTCGCCCTTTCGTGCGCAGTTGAACGCAGTTCGCACCGTATATACAGCGGCGTGGCGGTGAACGACATGGTCGTGCACCGCGGGGCCCTGGCGCGGGTGATCAAGCTGGAACTGCACGTGCAGGGCGAGCGTCTGGGCAGCCTGCGTGCAGACGGCCTCATCGTGTCTACCCCCACGGGTTCCACGGGCTATGCGGTTTCCGCCAACGGTCCGCTCGTTCACCCCGACCTCGACGCCTTTTCCGTCACTCCCATCTGCCCCTTCCTCAACGCTCTCAAGCCCTTTGTGCTCTGTGGCGACATGGAGCTCGGCATCGTGATTCAGGATACGGATACCGATCTGTACCTGACGCAGGACGGGCAGGATGGTGTGATTCTGAAGGGCGGAGACCGGGTGACCATCTCGCGGGCGCAGAAGGGCCTTCTGGTGGCCGAGCTGGGCTGCGCCAGCTATTTCGAGCGGCTGCGGACCCGTGGATTTTACAAGGATCAGCAGTAG
- a CDS encoding PEP-CTERM sorting domain-containing protein (PEP-CTERM proteins occur, often in large numbers, in the proteomes of bacteria that also encode an exosortase, a predicted intramembrane cysteine proteinase. The presence of a PEP-CTERM domain at a protein's C-terminus predicts cleavage within the sorting domain, followed by covalent anchoring to some some component of the (usually Gram-negative) cell surface. Many PEP-CTERM proteins exhibit an unusual sequence composition that includes large numbers of potential glycosylation sites. Expression of one such protein has been shown restore the ability of a bacterium to form floc, a type of biofilm.), which translates to MQYLAHMFLALCLIWLPFASPIYGMSLTMGLADGSYGEIGANAGFTWELGQSNKSGTITVTIQNNSQTIVQETTDPDGNLYNVYISPYITAFLFNVPDGVSASLQSVTNGETTVSGWNMPMTTMKSTLIPSPDYHGFWDAGASIGSMFTSGDPSSGIPMGETYAFEFLLTGDVALLSLEDILRADPFFSGPDAGGGGKKGGKASTTSDDGDEGDDGPARLDWEYYFLANVKGYPEGVVDFELLVPEAEINYPPAPEMMAMSLRAPAVATPEPSTIILLLVGLTWIAAVGRKLKE; encoded by the coding sequence ATGCAATACCTGGCACACATGTTTTTGGCTTTATGTCTAATATGGCTGCCCTTTGCATCTCCGATCTATGGAATGTCGTTGACAATGGGCCTTGCGGACGGTTCCTACGGTGAAATCGGAGCTAACGCCGGATTCACCTGGGAGTTGGGGCAATCAAACAAGTCAGGAACAATCACGGTCACTATCCAAAACAATTCCCAGACAATTGTCCAAGAGACCACGGACCCTGACGGCAACCTTTACAATGTCTACATTTCTCCCTACATCACAGCCTTTCTCTTCAATGTTCCGGACGGAGTTTCCGCGTCACTGCAATCCGTGACCAACGGCGAAACCACCGTCAGCGGCTGGAACATGCCGATGACAACCATGAAGTCCACCCTCATCCCGTCCCCGGATTATCACGGTTTCTGGGATGCCGGTGCGAGCATCGGCAGCATGTTCACTTCCGGCGACCCTTCAAGCGGAATACCGATGGGCGAAACCTATGCCTTCGAATTTCTCCTGACCGGCGATGTCGCTTTGCTGAGTCTTGAGGATATACTGCGTGCCGACCCATTCTTCTCCGGACCGGATGCAGGAGGCGGAGGCAAGAAGGGAGGCAAGGCGTCCACGACTTCCGACGATGGAGACGAAGGGGATGACGGCCCTGCAAGGCTTGATTGGGAATACTACTTCCTTGCCAACGTCAAGGGGTATCCCGAGGGCGTTGTCGATTTCGAACTCCTCGTACCGGAAGCCGAAATCAATTATCCCCCAGCACCCGAGATGATGGCGATGTCATTGCGTGCCCCTGCGGTTGCAACGCCAGAACCCTCCACGATCATCCTGCTCCTCGTCGGGCTAACCTGGATTGCAGCGGTTGGACGCAAGTTGAAAGAATAG